The proteins below come from a single Denticeps clupeoides chromosome 15, fDenClu1.1, whole genome shotgun sequence genomic window:
- the acss3 gene encoding acyl-CoA synthetase short-chain family member 3, mitochondrial isoform X1 — MRVFYTHASLLRLPKPRCTPRTRRGPGPSPHGRSASTYDDAFGAARDEPGRFWSGAARRVSWFEGWRRTVDPGDAAFPRWFVGGKLNVCYNAVDRHVENGRGGQPAIIFDSPVTGTKQLITYSEVKEQVSRLAGVLVRHGVKKGDLVVIYMPMVPQAMFTMLACARIGAPHSLIFGGFASRELSVRIDHAKPKMIVTASFGIEPGRRVEYIPLVEKALELSSHRPEKVLIYSRPNMEKVSMHPDLSLDWEEEMAKAQPHDCVSVPANHPLYILYTSGTTGTPKGIVRDTGGYAVMLNWTMSAVYGLSPGEVWWAASDLGWVVGHSYICYAPLLHGNTTVLYEGKPVGTPDSGAYFRVLSEHGVSSMFTAPTALRAIRQQDPHAAKGREYPIPRFKYLFVAGERCDVDTLEWAKKTFGVPVLDHWWQTESGSAITASCIGLGNSVSPPAGQAGKPVPGYNVTVIDDNMQTVEPRTLGNIVVKLPLPPGAALSLWQNQELYRKLYFTKFPGYYDTMDAGFMDENGFLYIMSRSDDVINVAGHRLSAGALEESVMLHAGIADCAVVGLEDSLKGHVPLALCVLRNDCQKSKEDIVKETVKLVRETIGPVAAFRKVLFVKALPKTRSGKIPRSALASLVNGKPYKITPTIEDPGVFREIEKIVRESLDTFNTLL; from the exons ATGCGTGTTTTTTACACGCACGCCAGCCTGCTCCGGCTCCCGAAGCCCCGCTGCACGCCGCGCACACGCCGGGGCCCGGGGCCGAGCCCGCACGGCCGCTCCGCGTCCACGTACGACGACGCGTTCGGCGCCGCCAGGGACGAACCGGGCCGCTTCTGGAGCGGAGCCGCGCGGCGCGTCAGCTGGTTCGAGGGCTGGAGGCGGACTGTAGACCCGGGGGATGCCGCGTTCCCGCGGTG GTTTGTTGGAGGAAAGCTTAACGTTTGTTACAATGCGGTGGACCGGCATGTAGAGAATGGGCGAGGAGGTCAGCCTGCAATCATTTTCGACAGCCCTGTTACGGGCACAAAGCAGCTCATCACCTATAGCGAGGTCAAAGAACAG GTCTCTCGCTTAGCCGGTGTGCTGGTGAGGCATGGAGTGAAAAAAGGAGACCTTGTGGTGATCTACATGCCCATGGTACCTCAGGCGATGTTCACCATGTTGGCATGTGCCAGGATAGGTGCCCCGCACAGCCTCATCTTTGGTGGCTTTGCCTCCCGAGAGCTGTCTGTACGCATTGACCATGCCAAG CCGAAGATGATCGTGACTGCTTCCTTTGGCATTGAGCCTGGGAGGCGAGTAGAGTACATCCCCTTGGTGGAGAAAGCTTTAGAGCTGAGCAGCCACAGACCTGAGAAGGTTCTTATCTACAGCCGGCCCAACATG GAAAAGGTATCCATGCATCCCGATTTGAGCCTGGATTGGGAAGAGGAGATGGCCAAAGCCCAGCCCCATGACTGTGTGTCTGTACCAGCCAATCACCCTCTGTACATCCTTTACACCTCGGGCACCACCGGGACTCCCAAA GGAATTGTCAGGGACACGGGTGGCTACGCCGTGATGTTGAACTGGACCATGTCTGCCGTTTATGGCCTCAGCCCTGGAGAA GTGTGGTGGGCAGCTTCAGATCTTGGTTGGGTGGTTGGCCACTCCTACATTTGCTATGCCCCACTTCTCCATGGCAACACCACGGTTCTCTATGAG GGAAAACCTGTTGGAACCCCAGACTCCGGAGCATATTTTCGGGTCCTCTCAGAACACGGTGTGTCCTCCATGTTCACCGCACCCACAGCCCTCCGAGCCATTCGGCAGCAGGACCCTCACGCAGCCAAAGGAAGGGAGTATCCCATTCCCAG gtttaaatatttgtttgtaGCTGGTGAGCGCTGTGATGTGGATACTCTGGAATGGGCTAAGAAGACGTTTGGGGTGCCTGTGCTGGACCACTGGTGGCAGACAG agagcgGATCTGCCATCACTGCCTCGTGCATTGGCCTGGGAAACTCAGTGTCTCCACCTGCAGGTCAAGCTGGAAAACCGGTGCCAGGATACAATG TTACTGTAATTGATGATAACATGCAGACAGTGGAACCGAGAACCCTGGGAAACATTGTGGTGAA ACTCCCTCTGCCTCCTGGAGCAGCCCTCTCCCTCTGGCAAAACCAGGAACTCTACAGGAAACTGTACTTCACAAAATTCCCA GGTTACTACGACACTATGGACGCAGGATTTATGGATGAGAACGGATTTCTCTACATCATGTCGCGGTCTGATGATGTCATCAATGTGGCTGGGCACAGGCTGTCGGCTGGGGCGCTTGAAGAA TCAGTGATGTTGCATGCTGGGATAGCAGACTGTGCAGTGGTGGGGCTGGAGGACTCTCTGAAGGGCCACGTCCCTTTAGCTCTTTGTGTTCTTCGCAACG acTGTCAGAAGAGCAAAGAGGACATTGTGAAAGAAACAGTCAAACTGGTTCGAGAAACCATCGGACCAGTGGCTGCCTTTAGAAAAGTGCTCTTCGTCAAGGCTCTTCCCAAGACACGTTCCGGAAAGATCCCGCGCTCGGCCCTAGCCAGTCTGGTCAATGGGAAACCGTACAAG ATCACGCCCACAATAGAGGATCCTGGTGTGTTCAGAGAGATTGAGAAGATAGTGAGAGAATCTCTGGATACATTTAACACACTCCTATAG
- the acss3 gene encoding acyl-CoA synthetase short-chain family member 3, mitochondrial isoform X2, with protein MRVFYTHASLLRLPKPRCTPRTRRGPGPSPHGRSASTYDDAFGAARDEPGRFWSGAARRVSWFEGWRRTVDPGDAAFPRWFVGGKLNVCYNAVDRHVENGRGGQPAIIFDSPVTGTKQLITYSEVKEQVSRLAGVLVRHGVKKGDLVVIYMPMVPQAMFTMLACARIGAPHSLIFGGFASRELSVRIDHAKEKVSMHPDLSLDWEEEMAKAQPHDCVSVPANHPLYILYTSGTTGTPKGIVRDTGGYAVMLNWTMSAVYGLSPGEVWWAASDLGWVVGHSYICYAPLLHGNTTVLYEGKPVGTPDSGAYFRVLSEHGVSSMFTAPTALRAIRQQDPHAAKGREYPIPRFKYLFVAGERCDVDTLEWAKKTFGVPVLDHWWQTESGSAITASCIGLGNSVSPPAGQAGKPVPGYNVTVIDDNMQTVEPRTLGNIVVKLPLPPGAALSLWQNQELYRKLYFTKFPGYYDTMDAGFMDENGFLYIMSRSDDVINVAGHRLSAGALEESVMLHAGIADCAVVGLEDSLKGHVPLALCVLRNDCQKSKEDIVKETVKLVRETIGPVAAFRKVLFVKALPKTRSGKIPRSALASLVNGKPYKITPTIEDPGVFREIEKIVRESLDTFNTLL; from the exons ATGCGTGTTTTTTACACGCACGCCAGCCTGCTCCGGCTCCCGAAGCCCCGCTGCACGCCGCGCACACGCCGGGGCCCGGGGCCGAGCCCGCACGGCCGCTCCGCGTCCACGTACGACGACGCGTTCGGCGCCGCCAGGGACGAACCGGGCCGCTTCTGGAGCGGAGCCGCGCGGCGCGTCAGCTGGTTCGAGGGCTGGAGGCGGACTGTAGACCCGGGGGATGCCGCGTTCCCGCGGTG GTTTGTTGGAGGAAAGCTTAACGTTTGTTACAATGCGGTGGACCGGCATGTAGAGAATGGGCGAGGAGGTCAGCCTGCAATCATTTTCGACAGCCCTGTTACGGGCACAAAGCAGCTCATCACCTATAGCGAGGTCAAAGAACAG GTCTCTCGCTTAGCCGGTGTGCTGGTGAGGCATGGAGTGAAAAAAGGAGACCTTGTGGTGATCTACATGCCCATGGTACCTCAGGCGATGTTCACCATGTTGGCATGTGCCAGGATAGGTGCCCCGCACAGCCTCATCTTTGGTGGCTTTGCCTCCCGAGAGCTGTCTGTACGCATTGACCATGCCAAG GAAAAGGTATCCATGCATCCCGATTTGAGCCTGGATTGGGAAGAGGAGATGGCCAAAGCCCAGCCCCATGACTGTGTGTCTGTACCAGCCAATCACCCTCTGTACATCCTTTACACCTCGGGCACCACCGGGACTCCCAAA GGAATTGTCAGGGACACGGGTGGCTACGCCGTGATGTTGAACTGGACCATGTCTGCCGTTTATGGCCTCAGCCCTGGAGAA GTGTGGTGGGCAGCTTCAGATCTTGGTTGGGTGGTTGGCCACTCCTACATTTGCTATGCCCCACTTCTCCATGGCAACACCACGGTTCTCTATGAG GGAAAACCTGTTGGAACCCCAGACTCCGGAGCATATTTTCGGGTCCTCTCAGAACACGGTGTGTCCTCCATGTTCACCGCACCCACAGCCCTCCGAGCCATTCGGCAGCAGGACCCTCACGCAGCCAAAGGAAGGGAGTATCCCATTCCCAG gtttaaatatttgtttgtaGCTGGTGAGCGCTGTGATGTGGATACTCTGGAATGGGCTAAGAAGACGTTTGGGGTGCCTGTGCTGGACCACTGGTGGCAGACAG agagcgGATCTGCCATCACTGCCTCGTGCATTGGCCTGGGAAACTCAGTGTCTCCACCTGCAGGTCAAGCTGGAAAACCGGTGCCAGGATACAATG TTACTGTAATTGATGATAACATGCAGACAGTGGAACCGAGAACCCTGGGAAACATTGTGGTGAA ACTCCCTCTGCCTCCTGGAGCAGCCCTCTCCCTCTGGCAAAACCAGGAACTCTACAGGAAACTGTACTTCACAAAATTCCCA GGTTACTACGACACTATGGACGCAGGATTTATGGATGAGAACGGATTTCTCTACATCATGTCGCGGTCTGATGATGTCATCAATGTGGCTGGGCACAGGCTGTCGGCTGGGGCGCTTGAAGAA TCAGTGATGTTGCATGCTGGGATAGCAGACTGTGCAGTGGTGGGGCTGGAGGACTCTCTGAAGGGCCACGTCCCTTTAGCTCTTTGTGTTCTTCGCAACG acTGTCAGAAGAGCAAAGAGGACATTGTGAAAGAAACAGTCAAACTGGTTCGAGAAACCATCGGACCAGTGGCTGCCTTTAGAAAAGTGCTCTTCGTCAAGGCTCTTCCCAAGACACGTTCCGGAAAGATCCCGCGCTCGGCCCTAGCCAGTCTGGTCAATGGGAAACCGTACAAG ATCACGCCCACAATAGAGGATCCTGGTGTGTTCAGAGAGATTGAGAAGATAGTGAGAGAATCTCTGGATACATTTAACACACTCCTATAG